The Virgibacillus dokdonensis genome includes a window with the following:
- a CDS encoding LysE family transporter, translated as MEWYLKFILVGFSIALPVGAITVEMTKQGLKNGFFHGWAVGFGGMTIDALLILALYFGLAQILSLPYVQLPLWVIGAVFLFMLAYDSIKNADKDITMAGGKVNRSLAKTYRNGLLVAVSPGNLVFWVSIFGVVLADSYSQSGQASFIISALGILTGILLHDVGLLSVVSITRKVMSRAMIKWTSVVAGVMLFGFGCYFLYEFYVNVQNVL; from the coding sequence ATGGAATGGTATTTAAAATTTATTTTAGTGGGCTTTTCCATTGCTTTGCCTGTTGGGGCGATTACTGTAGAAATGACGAAACAAGGCTTGAAAAATGGCTTTTTCCATGGGTGGGCTGTTGGCTTTGGTGGAATGACAATTGATGCGTTGCTGATTCTGGCGTTATACTTTGGTCTTGCGCAAATATTATCATTGCCTTATGTACAACTACCTTTATGGGTGATTGGCGCAGTGTTTTTATTTATGCTTGCTTACGACTCCATTAAAAATGCGGATAAGGATATTACAATGGCAGGAGGGAAGGTAAATCGCTCTTTAGCAAAAACGTATCGAAATGGATTGCTAGTGGCTGTTTCGCCAGGAAATTTAGTTTTTTGGGTTTCCATATTCGGAGTCGTTTTAGCGGATTCTTACTCTCAATCGGGACAGGCTAGCTTTATTATTTCTGCTTTAGGTATATTAACAGGGATTCTTTTGCATGATGTTGGCTTGTTATCTGTGGTTTCCATTACCCGTAAAGTGATGAGCAGAGCGATGATTAAATGGACATCCGTGGTTGCAGGCGTTATGTTATTCGGTTTTGGTTGTTATTTTCTCTACGAGTTTTATGTGAATGTACAAAATGTATTGTAA
- the rlmD gene encoding 23S rRNA (uracil(1939)-C(5))-methyltransferase RlmD, with protein MAYKYNDNTFIMEITQFDAKGSGRAVIQRENKQGKRKKQHITIPYTLPGERVQATLVPPYRNRVAKPDQIIEAHPERIEPACLHFGKCGGCSWQHISYATQLKEKTSQVKQLLEEQHFDSNVVQSTIGADEAWYYRNKMEFTFNKAGELGLHEKGNYQNIIPLETCFIASQEMVNATTEVAKWAQAHRLSGYDKETKEGLLRHLMVRHSQATGEMMLALFATESPVESSALSDLKERIKDKFPSVTSLLWLENRDIADKVQAQQVHVLAGRDFIYDELAGYRYRLWYDTFFQTNPKQAEKLVELALEMAQPQATDKMIDLFCGVGTFSLPFASRVSQLAGIEIVESSIASAKRNASDNGVHNTLFLAKDARHGPRKMLETFGNPDVLLLDPPRSGAGGKVMRRIARSKPKRIVYVSCNPRTLVSDIKEFVPFGYQLEVVQPVDLFPQTYHVECVALLQRETI; from the coding sequence ATGGCGTACAAATATAATGATAATACTTTTATAATGGAAATAACGCAGTTTGATGCAAAAGGTTCTGGAAGAGCGGTTATTCAACGTGAAAACAAACAAGGTAAACGGAAGAAACAACACATCACCATTCCCTACACACTTCCTGGAGAAAGGGTGCAAGCGACACTTGTGCCTCCGTATCGAAATAGAGTTGCCAAGCCAGATCAAATTATCGAAGCCCATCCAGAACGCATCGAGCCAGCATGTCTTCATTTTGGTAAATGCGGTGGCTGTTCTTGGCAGCATATATCATATGCAACTCAATTAAAGGAAAAAACTTCCCAAGTAAAACAATTATTAGAAGAGCAACACTTTGATTCAAATGTCGTACAATCAACTATTGGTGCAGATGAAGCTTGGTATTACCGAAATAAAATGGAATTTACATTTAATAAAGCAGGCGAGCTTGGTTTACATGAAAAGGGCAATTATCAAAATATTATTCCTTTAGAAACATGCTTCATTGCCAGTCAGGAAATGGTGAATGCAACGACGGAAGTAGCTAAGTGGGCTCAAGCACACAGGTTGTCAGGCTATGATAAAGAAACGAAAGAAGGGCTGCTCCGTCATCTCATGGTGCGTCATTCCCAAGCAACTGGAGAAATGATGCTCGCTCTATTCGCAACAGAAAGCCCAGTTGAATCCTCTGCTTTGTCGGATCTTAAGGAACGCATAAAGGATAAATTTCCGTCTGTAACAAGCTTACTTTGGTTGGAAAATCGAGATATTGCTGATAAAGTACAAGCGCAGCAAGTCCATGTTCTTGCAGGGCGAGATTTTATTTACGATGAATTGGCTGGTTATCGCTATCGATTGTGGTATGATACATTCTTTCAAACAAATCCGAAACAAGCGGAAAAATTAGTAGAATTAGCACTAGAAATGGCTCAACCTCAAGCAACAGATAAAATGATTGACTTGTTCTGTGGTGTTGGTACCTTTTCTTTACCGTTTGCAAGTCGTGTTTCACAACTTGCTGGAATAGAAATCGTAGAATCCTCCATTGCATCGGCAAAACGGAATGCCTCTGACAATGGTGTTCATAATACATTATTCTTAGCTAAAGATGCTCGCCACGGTCCTAGAAAGATGCTTGAAACATTTGGTAATCCTGATGTATTGCTACTCGATCCACCTCGGTCAGGAGCGGGCGGAAAAGTCATGCGTCGGATTGCGCGTTCAAAGCCAAAGCGCATTGTCTATGTATCTTGTAATCCAAGAACACTTGTTTCAGATATAAAAGAGTTTGTCCCATTTGGCTATCAACTAGAGGTGGTTCAGCCTGTTGATTTGTTTCCACAAACGTATCATGTGGAGTGTGTGGCGTTGCTACAAAGAGAAACTATATAG